One window from the genome of Pyrus communis chromosome 16, drPyrComm1.1, whole genome shotgun sequence encodes:
- the LOC137721186 gene encoding protein NTM1-like 9 has product MSSSSSSNAPEEGDAVRVNVSRLPGFRFCPSDELLVSYYLKNKIEGTDSHFRHVIPEIDVWKFEPCDIPAFFPEVHEKEWFFFTRPKYKDTNSTRRDRLTHKGYYKITGDERVIRAEESKAVIGKKIILTFHEGRAPKAKKSDWVIHEYYCTKTEVGSKPTKQMDLVLCRLKNRSPSYKKPKGDPTRGESPDSGANPEDDQAAASDVIAGPVEHLGCKELGDVNSSESPDGSCPINWKDILTFVYGDDETGGWKVSDVDDPAASDMFEELCSALGEIPNSTSQPPQQPQLLQTSEPYQPPHPHQTQDYYPSTHQPPEYIISTNDPNEPVSKPNGVQDLATDEMIPEDCFHPDEFMGLPFDPSQDYLLPSPMNMELGDGVHPNNCIGCTDELRSLDEWRFKHFSH; this is encoded by the exons atgagtagtagcagcagcagcaacgcACCTGAAGAAGGAGATGCGGTGCGTGTGAATGTGAGCCGACTGCCTGGGTTCAGATTCTGCCCCAGTGATGAGTTGCTGGTCAGCTACTACCTGAAGAACAAGATAGAGGGCACGGACTCCCATTTCCGCCACGTCATCCCTGAAATCGATGTCTGGAAGTTCGAGCCCTGCGATATTCCTG CATTCTTCCCAGAAGTTCATGAGAAGGAGTGGTTCTTCTTCACCCGGCCCAAATACAAGGACACCAACAGCACTCGCCGCGACCGGCTCACGCATAAAGGCTATTACAAGATCACAGGAGATGAGCGGGTGATCAGGGCTGAAGAATCCAAAGCTGTGATTGGGAAGAAGATTATTCTGACCTTCCACGAGGGTCGTGCACCAAAAGCAAAGAAGTCCGATTGGGTAATCCATGAGTATTATTGTACAAAAACTGAGGTGGGTTCTAAACCCACCAAGCAGATGGACTTAGTCCTCTGCCGCCTGAAGAACAGGTCTCCTAGTTATAAGAAGCCGAAGGGTGATCCAACCCGCGGTGAATCACCTGATTCAGGTGCAAACCCGGAAGATGATCAAGCTGCTGCAAGTGATGTGATTGCAGGGCCAGTGGAACATCTGGGATGCAAAGAGCTAGGAGATGTTAATAGCTCCGAGTCTCCAGACGGTTCTTGTCCTATAAACTGGAAAGACATTTTGACCTTTGTTTATGGTGATGATGAAACTGGTGGCTGGAAGGTCTCGGATGTTGATGATCCAGCTGCATCTGATATGTTCGAAGAG TTGTGTTCTGCGTTGGGAGAGATTCCGAATTCAACCTCTCAGCCGCCGCAACAGCCGCAGCTGCTGCAGACATCAGAACCATATCAGCCACCGCATCCACATCAAACACAGGATTACTACCCCTCCACACATCAGCCACCTGAGTATATTATTTCAACCAATGATCCCAATGAACCAGTTAGCAAACCTAATGGTGTTCAAGATCTAGCTACAGATGAAATGATTCCAGAG GATTGTTTTCATCCAGATGAATTTATGGGTCTGCCGTTTGATCCGTCACAAGATTACTTGCTGCCGTCACCAATGAACATGGAACTGGGAGATGGTGTGCATCCCAATAACTGTATTGGATGCACTGATGAGTTGCGATCTCTAGATGAATGGAGATTTAAACACTTTTCCCATTAG
- the LOC137721279 gene encoding NAC domain-containing protein 55-like, which produces MRNISSSSSTTTTAQSVPDMVVAIRFHPTEDEKVNFLSKKIKSHNSQACLFLPVIDVRKFEPWELPEHMFPDSPHHAKAWYSFSPCDYKSINSRRFNRETKKGSWKMNSKQRDVGTKYFTCKKRTLTFQIKTFQEGSKSKSIPTGWKMHEYICIKPKRGSSPHQERDQRRDFVLCVLKYKPVDSKSNTGTSIRGDFADSTGNRGYIASSSGDDESAVAAALNQDDGEPGGGSSSSDFINKSLCDMIQEWQSYAPAGECLNSLLPLPEQPQLGHSLDIYSHEVVDPGTGGCITYNSDNQAAATNHIIPNTEEILACKQREGSAVLGSGNHDDGEPGSGISSDFNDHAVDDMQEFNQLDKLLDLPLSPPELSQPHQLENVPGVHSGKFSNWPSPIGVNTSYVTNKNNIATNYEKEPVINSAFNSYNRATDERISEVYSQAEENLGLPFQPFDQLQNYAWQSPMLFSEVGELLLANNYIGCNESQFLDMEVATLFPQSS; this is translated from the exons aTGAGAaacatcagcagcagcagcagcaccacAACCACCGCACAATCGGTGCCGGACATGGTGGTTGCGATCAGATTCCATCCCACCGAAGATGAAAAGGTCAACTTCTTGAGCAAGAAGATAAAAAGTCACAACTCTCAAGCCTGCCTCTTCCTCCCTGTCATCGATGTCCGCAAGTTCGAGCCTTGGGAATTGCCTG AGCACATGTTCCCTGATTCTCCACATCATGCTAAGGCGTGGTACTCCTTCAGCCCGTGTGATTACAAATCCATCAATAGTCGTCGCTTCAATAGGGAAACAAAGAAAGGCTCTTGGAAGATGAACAGCAAGCAACGGGATGTGGGCACGAAATATTTCACTTGCAAAAAGAGGACATTAACCTTCCAAATAAAGACCTTCCAAGAAGGTAGTAAGTCTAAATCCATTCCAACCGGCTGGAAAATGCACGAGTACATTTGCATTAAACCTAAACGGGGTTCTAGTCCCCATCAGGAGAGGGATCAGCGAAGGGACTTTGTTCTCTGCGTCCTGAAGTATAAGCCAGTTGATTCTAAGTCTAATACGGGTACTTCGATCCGGGGTGATTTTGCTGATAGTACTGGTAATCGTGGCTACATTGCCTCTAGTTCCGGAGATGATGAATCTGCTGTTGCTGCTGCATTGAATCAAGATGACGGTGAACCTGGTGGCGGCAGCAGCTCATCTGATTTTATTAATAAATCTCTATGCGACATGATTCAAGAG TGGCAGTCATATGCTCCGGCAGGAGAATGTCTCAATTCactccttcctcttcctgaaCAACCTCAGCTTGGACATTCTCTTGATATCTATAGTCATGAGGTGGTTGATCCTGGTACTGGTGGCTGCATCACCTATAATTCTGATAACCAAGCTGCTGCAACGAATCATATTATTCCCAACACAGAAGAAATTCTTGCATGCAAACAGCGAGAAGGAAGTGCTGTGCTTGGCAGTGGCAATCATGATGACGGTGAACCTGGTAGCGGTATTTCATCTGATTTTAATGACCATGCAGTAGATGATATGCAGGAG TTTAATCAGCTAGACAAACTTTTGGATTTGCCCTTATCTCCTCCTGAGCTGTCTCAACCACACCAGCTGGAAAATGTTCCGGGCGTCCATAGTGGCAAATTCAGTAACTGGCCATCTCCAATTGGGGTTAATACTTCTTATGTTACTAATAAGAATAATATTGCAACCAATTACGAAAAAGAACCAGTTATCAACAGCGCTTTTAATTCTTATAATCGAGCTACAGATGAAAGGATTTCCgag GTTTATTCTCAGGCAGAAGAAAATCTGGGTTTACCCTTTCAACCATTTGATCAGCTACAAAATTACGCATGGCAATCACCAATGTTGTTCTCAGAAGTGGGAGAGCTTCTGCTTGCCAATAACTATATTGGATGCAACGAGTCGCAATTTCTAGATATGGAGGTTGCGACTCTTTTCCCACAAAGTTCTTGA
- the LOC137721191 gene encoding NAC domain-containing protein 55-like, with the protein MSSGSSSSSLTTEEGDAENVNVILLPGFRFYPTDELLVSYYLRNKIQGADSHFRHLIPEIDVCKYEPCDLPAFFPEVREKEWFFFSRLDYKYNNGTRCNRATDQGFYKITGKEREIRAEESKAVVGKKRTLTFYEGRVPKSKKTDWVVHEYYLTETEVGSKPTKQKDFVLCRLNNRSASYKKPKGGPIHGELADSGANSEDDQAVVSDVIAEPVEHLGNKELGDVNRNESPDGSCLMDCNDIWTLADGDVETGGLRFSGFDDPNRFLELCAEMRDILNSPSQLPQPHQPLQPYQPLQPHQPPQPYQPLQPHQPQDYCPTTHYSHHSHISCLNHSNLCSPSINTELGDIVHTNNYIGCNDELHVNYIVMFGN; encoded by the exons atgagtagTGGCAGTAGCAGCAGCAGCTTGACAACTGAAGAAGGAGATGCAGAGAATGTGAATGTGATCCTACTACCTGGGTTCAGATTCTACCCCACTGATGAGTTGCTGGTCAGCTACTACTTGAGGAACAAGATACAGGGCGCCGACTCCCATTTCCGCCACCTCATCCCTGAAATCGATGTCTGCAAGTACGAGCCCTGCGATCTTCCTG CATTCTTCCCAGAAGTCCGTGAGAAGGAGTGGTTCTTCTTTAGCCGGCTCGATTACAAGTACAACAACGGCACTCGCTGCAACCGGGCCACGGATCAAGGCTTTTACAAGATCACAGGAAAGGAGCGGGAGATCAGGGCTGAAGAATCCAAAGCTGTGGTTGGGAAGAAGAGGACTCTGACATTCTACGAAGGTCGTGTGCCGAAATCAAAGAAGACTGATTGGGTAGTCCATGAGTATTATCTCACAGAAACTGAGGTGGGTTCTAAACCCACCAAGCAGAAGGACTTTGTCCTCTGCCGCCTGAATAACAGGTCAGCTAGTTATAAGAAGCCGAAGGGTGGTCCGATCCACGGCGAATTAGCTGATTCGGGAGCGAATTCTGAAGATGATCAAGCTGTTGTAAGTGATGTGATAGCAGAACCAGTGGAACATCTGGGAAACAAAGAGCTAGGAGATGTTAATAGAAATGAGTCTCCAGATGGTTCTTGTCTTATGGACTGCAATGACATTTGGACCTTAGCTGATGGTGATGTTGAAACTGGTGGCTTGAGATTCTCGGGTTTCGATGATCCTAATAGGTTTCTAGAG TTGTGTGCTGAGATGCGAGACATTCTGAATTCACCTTCTCAACTGCCGCAGCCACATCAGCCACTGCAACCATATCAGCCTCTGCAGCCACATCAGCCACCACAACCATATCAGCCTCTACAGCCACATCAACCACAGGATTACTGCCCCACCACACACTACAGCCACCACAGCCACATCAGCTGCCTCAACCACAGCAACCTCTGCAGCCCATCAATAAACACGGAACTGGGAGATATTGTGCATACCAATAACTATATTGGATGCAATGATGAGTTacatgttaactacattgtaatgtttggaaattga
- the LOC137721188 gene encoding NAC domain-containing protein 22-like, translating into MRNISSSFTTMTTPTIAQSAPDMVAAIRFHPTEDEKADFLRKKMKSHNSQACLFLPVIDVLKFEPWELPERMFPESPYQAKAWYSFSWCDYKSNNSPRFKRKTKQGFWKMNGDQRDVGPKYFTCKKRTLTFQKKTFQEGRRSKSVTTSWKMHEYICIKPKRGSSPHQARDQQRGFVLCVLKYKPADSKSNKKKLKATLIRGELADGTGNRDYIASSSGDDEAATAAATNHMSPNTEEVLAFKQLEHDLLGSGNQDDGEPGGGSSSDFNISLRDMIQEFWWQLCPPAGEYLNSHFPLPEPPQPHLPPQLGNAPEVCSGELVDPGTSGCTTYNTDNQAATMNHMVSDTEEILAFKQLERDVFAGGNHDGGEPGSGILTFGDGNDETGGWKFSDFDDRAASDMFQELFPEMGEILNSSSQPLQPPQPHQPPQPHQPQDYSPSSLQPPLHTM; encoded by the exons ATGAGAAACATCAGCAGCAGCTTTACTACCATGACCACCCCAACCATCGCACAATCGGCGCCGGACATGGTGGCTGCGATCAGATTCCATCCCACTGAAGATGAAAAGGCCGacttcttgaggaagaaaatgaaaagtcaCAACTCTCAAGCCTGCCTCTTCCTCCCTGTCATCGATGTCCTCAAGTTCGAGCCTTGGGAATTGCCTG AGCGCATGTTCCCTGAATCTCCTTATCAAGCAAAGGCGTGGTACTCCTTCAGCTGGTGTGATTACAAATCCAACAATAGTCCTCGCTTCAAAAGGAAAACAAAGCAAGGCTTCTGGAAGATGAACGGCGATCAACGGGATGTCGGCCCGAAATATTTCACTTGCAAAAAGAGGACATTAACCTTCCAAAAAAAGACCTTCCAGGAAGGTCGTAGGTCTAAATCCGTTACGACCAGCTGGAAAATGCATGAGTACATTTGCATTAAGCCTAAACGGGGTTCTAGTCCCCATCAGGCGAGGGATCAGCAAAGGGGCTTTGTTCTCTGCGTCCTCAAGTATAAACCAGCTGATTCTAAGTCTAATAAGAAGAAGCTTAAGGCTACTTTGATCCGTGGTGAATTAGCCGATGGTACTGGTAACCGTGACTACATTGCCTCTAGTTCCGGAGATGATGAAGCTGCTACTGCTGCTGCAACGAATCATATGTCTCCAAACACTGAAGAAGTTCTGGCATTCAAACAGCTAGAACATGATCTGCTTGGTAGTGGAAATCAAGATGATGGTGAACCTGGTGGTGGCAGCTCATCTGATTTTAATATATCTCTACGCGACATGATTCAAGAGTTTTGG TGGCAGTTATGTCCCCCAGCAGGTGAATATCTGAATTCACACTTTCCTCTTCCTGAGCCACCTCAGCCTCATCTCCCACCACAGCTTGGAAATGCTCCTGAAGTCTGCAGTGGCGAATTGGTTGATCCTGGTACCAGTGGCTGCACTACCTATAATACCGATAACCAAGCTGCGACAATGAATCATATGGTTTCCGACACAGAAGAAATTCTGGCATTCAAACAGCTAGAGCGTGATGTGTTTGCCGGTGGTAATCACGATGGTGGTGAACCTGGTAGTGGTATTTTGACCTTTGGTGATGGTAATGATGAAACTGGTGGCTGGAAATTCTCGGATTTCGATGATCGAGCTGCATCTGATATGTTTCAAGAG TTGTTTCCTGAGATGGGAGAAATTCTGAATTCATCTTCTCAACCGCTGCAGCCACCGCAGCCACATCAGCCACCACAGCCACATCAACCACAGGATTACAGCCCCTCCTCACTGCAGCCACCGTTACACACTATGTAA